The following proteins are co-located in the Megalops cyprinoides isolate fMegCyp1 chromosome 15, fMegCyp1.pri, whole genome shotgun sequence genome:
- the gfral gene encoding GDNF family receptor alpha-like: protein MKTTFVIGILAYQMICSISSRSPTDCASRMATCVSESDLCRSGWALLRNVCHVTAGSCRIMESEVCNMTIQYMLDQFPVWSGCLCLGKDYCSAPQLLAPQCFTHSDSHTSNRPPQWSWTEPDPESGLVTPQSCLSALHSCRESRHCWTTYEKLRDSCSPDKDPCDTSSSCLLLWEELRSTPIASCTCPTGRRRCQRVWTLLHNNPCVHTTQEVLPLPDDRLQNHLQGGDVRTSQETRSSCLQTMMVCVQDEVCNRQLVPLVRACSVSQCEGVLCEQATRRFYDGLPHDVAEILVFCECAPADRDCLRVKLDLQSGICFGRLDQLPTCLEAHDICVEDPLCRQRYEKFWSKCFGGEEDTLYHGYVPGDCLSTLGPDLILAGNIECRKAFVGMMGTVLQQPCTCDGLANMDLHRCKKLYEVLHNRSIFRECSEELSG from the exons ATGAAAACCACATTTGTTATAG GAATTCTGGCATATCAAATGATCTGCAGTATATCCTCCAGATCTCCTACAGACTGTGCATCCAGAATGGCCACCTGTGTTTCTGAATCTGACCTGTGTAGAAGTGGATGGGCCCTGCTGAGAAACGTTTGCCATGTGACAG CTGGAAGCTGCAGAATAATGGAGTCGGAGGTGTGTAATATGACCATCCAGTATATGCTGGACCAGTTTCCTGTTTGGAGTGGATGTCTGTGTTTGGGGAAGGACTACTGCAGTGCCCCACAGCTGCTGGCTCCACAATGCTTCACTCATTCAG ATAGCCATACATCAAATCGCCCCCCTCAGTGGAGCTGGACAGAGCCAGACCCAGAGTCAGGGCTGGTGACCCCtcagagctgtctgtctgcccttCATAGCTGCCGGGAGTCCCGCCACTGTTGGACAACGTATGAGAAACTGAGGGACTCATGCAGCCCAGACAAAGACCCATGTGACACCTCGAGTTCCTGCCTGCTCCTTTGGGAAGAGCTTAGGAGCACTCCCATTGCCAGCTGCACGTGTCCCACAGGAAGGAGGAGGTGCCAAAGAGTATGGACACTGCTCCACAACAACCCCTGCGTCCACACCACACAGGAGGTCCTGCCCTTACCAGATGACAGACTCCAAAACCATCTCCAAGGAGGAGACGTGAGAACTT CCCAAGAAACAAGGAGCTCGTGTCTGCAGACGATGATGGTCTGCGTTCAAGATGAGGTGTGCAACAGGCAGCTGGTGCCTCTCGTGCGGGCATGCTCAGTGAGCCAGTGCGAGGGCGTTCTCTGTGAGCAGGCTACCAGGCGCTTCTACGATGGGCTTCCCCACGACGTGGCTGAGATATTGGTCTTTTGCGAGTGCGCCCCCGCTGACCGCGACTGCCTGCGAGTGAAGTTGGATCTCCAGAGCGGCATCTGTTTTGGACGACTGGACCAGTTACCTACATGCTTGGAGGCACATGACATCTGTGTGGAGGACCCGTTATGCAG GCAGAGATATGAGAAGTTCTGGTCTAAGTGTTTTGGAGGGGAAGAGGATACATTGTACCATGGCTATGTTCCCGGGGACTGTCTTAGCACCCTAGGCCCAGACTTGATTTTGGCTGGAAACATTGAGTGCAGGAAGGCTTTTGTGGGCATGATGGGTACCGTCCTACAGCAGCCCTGCACCTGTGATGGATTGGCAAACATGGACTTGCACAGATGCAAGAAACTTTATGAAGTGCTTCACAACCGGTCCATCTTCCGTGAGTGCAGTGAGGAGTTGAGTGGTTGA
- the hmgcll1 gene encoding 3-hydroxy-3-methylglutaryl-CoA lyase, cytoplasmic isoform X3, which produces MGNVPDAVKHCLSYEQVIRDYPWLAQWLQEGQRAAINTYPEFVKVVEVGPRDGLQNEKEIVPTGVKIQLIDMLSEAGLPVIEATSFVSSKWVPQMADSTEVLRGIKRSPHIKYPVLTPNLRGLKAAVAAGAAEVAVFASASETFSRKNINCSIAESMQRFEELIQSAREAHIPVRGYVSCALGCPYEGQILPAKVTEVAKKLYGLGCHEISLGDTIGVGTPGSMAKLLESVLKEVPNHVIAVHCHDTYGQALANVLMALQMGISVVDSSVAGLGGCPYAKGASGNVATEDLLYMLHGLGINTGVDLSKVMSAGDFICKALNRKTNSKVAQANCQP; this is translated from the exons ATGGGTAATGTCCCTGACGCGGTGAAGCATTGCCTGAGCTACGAGCAAGTCATCCGGGATTACCCGTGGCTGGCTCAGTGGCTGCAGGAGGGGCAG AGAGCTGCAATAAATACGTACCCAGAGTTTGTTAAAGTTGTTGAAGTTGGACCAAGAGATGGACTACAGAACGAGAAG gaaatCGTTCCAACAGGAGTCAAAATTCAGCTGATAGACATGCTCTCGGAAGCAGGCCTGCCTGTGATTGAGGCCACCAGCTTTGTGTCTTCAAAGTGGGTACCCCAG ATGGCTGACTCCACGGAGGTGCTAAGGGGTATAAAGAGGTCACCTCACATCAAATATCCTGTTTTGACACCTAACCTGCGAGGCCTTAAGGCTGCT GTTGCAGCCGGAGCTGCTGAGGTGGCCGTGTTTGCGTCTGCCTCCGAGACCTTCAGCCGAAAGAACATCAACTGCTCCATTGCAGAGAGTATGCAAAGGTTTGAAGAGCTCATCCAGTCTGCCAGAGAGGCGCACATTCCTGTCCGAGG gTATGTTTCCTGTGCGCTAGGATGCCCATATGAAGGACAAATTCTACCAGCTAAAGTGACAGAA GTGGCAAAGAAGCTGTACGGCCTGGGCTGTCATGAGATTTCTCTGGGTGACACCATCGGCGTGGGCACGCCGGGCTCCATGGCCAAACTGCTGGAGAGTGTACTGAAGGAGGTGCCCAACCATGTCATAGCTGTCCACTGTCACGACACCTATGGGCAGGCGCTTGCTAACGTCCTCATGGCACTACAG atGGGGATTTCTGTGGTGGATTCCTCGGTTGCAGGACTGGGGGGCTGTCCTTATGCCAAAGGCGCCTCTGGAAATGTGGCGACCGAGGACCTCCTTTACATGCTGCACGGCCTGGGTATTAATACA GGAGTGGACCTCTCCAAAGTGATGAGTGCTGGGGACTTCATCTGCAAAGCCTTAAACCGTAAAACCAACTCCAAAGTCGCTCAAGCAAACTGCCAGCCCTAG
- the hmgcll1 gene encoding 3-hydroxy-3-methylglutaryl-CoA lyase, cytoplasmic isoform X5 translates to MGNVPDAVKHCLSYEQVIRDYPWLAQWLQEGQEIVPTGVKIQLIDMLSEAGLPVIEATSFVSSKWVPQMADSTEVLRGIKRSPHIKYPVLTPNLRGLKAAVAAGAAEVAVFASASETFSRKNINCSIAESMQRFEELIQSAREAHIPVRGYVSCALGCPYEGQILPAKVTEVAKKLYGLGCHEISLGDTIGVGTPGSMAKLLESVLKEVPNHVIAVHCHDTYGQALANVLMALQMGISVVDSSVAGLGGCPYAKGASGNVATEDLLYMLHGLGINTGVDLSKVMSAGDFICKALNRKTNSKVAQANCQP, encoded by the exons ATGGGTAATGTCCCTGACGCGGTGAAGCATTGCCTGAGCTACGAGCAAGTCATCCGGGATTACCCGTGGCTGGCTCAGTGGCTGCAGGAGGGGCAG gaaatCGTTCCAACAGGAGTCAAAATTCAGCTGATAGACATGCTCTCGGAAGCAGGCCTGCCTGTGATTGAGGCCACCAGCTTTGTGTCTTCAAAGTGGGTACCCCAG ATGGCTGACTCCACGGAGGTGCTAAGGGGTATAAAGAGGTCACCTCACATCAAATATCCTGTTTTGACACCTAACCTGCGAGGCCTTAAGGCTGCT GTTGCAGCCGGAGCTGCTGAGGTGGCCGTGTTTGCGTCTGCCTCCGAGACCTTCAGCCGAAAGAACATCAACTGCTCCATTGCAGAGAGTATGCAAAGGTTTGAAGAGCTCATCCAGTCTGCCAGAGAGGCGCACATTCCTGTCCGAGG gTATGTTTCCTGTGCGCTAGGATGCCCATATGAAGGACAAATTCTACCAGCTAAAGTGACAGAA GTGGCAAAGAAGCTGTACGGCCTGGGCTGTCATGAGATTTCTCTGGGTGACACCATCGGCGTGGGCACGCCGGGCTCCATGGCCAAACTGCTGGAGAGTGTACTGAAGGAGGTGCCCAACCATGTCATAGCTGTCCACTGTCACGACACCTATGGGCAGGCGCTTGCTAACGTCCTCATGGCACTACAG atGGGGATTTCTGTGGTGGATTCCTCGGTTGCAGGACTGGGGGGCTGTCCTTATGCCAAAGGCGCCTCTGGAAATGTGGCGACCGAGGACCTCCTTTACATGCTGCACGGCCTGGGTATTAATACA GGAGTGGACCTCTCCAAAGTGATGAGTGCTGGGGACTTCATCTGCAAAGCCTTAAACCGTAAAACCAACTCCAAAGTCGCTCAAGCAAACTGCCAGCCCTAG
- the hmgcll1 gene encoding 3-hydroxy-3-methylglutaryl-CoA lyase, cytoplasmic isoform X4 translates to MGNVPDAVKHCLSYEQVIRDYPWLAQWLQEGQVTAINTYPEFVKVVEVGPRDGLQNEKEIVPTGVKIQLIDMLSEAGLPVIEATSFVSSKWVPQMADSTEVLRGIKRSPHIKYPVLTPNLRGLKAAVAAGAAEVAVFASASETFSRKNINCSIAESMQRFEELIQSAREAHIPVRGYVSCALGCPYEGQILPAKVTEVAKKLYGLGCHEISLGDTIGVGTPGSMAKLLESVLKEVPNHVIAVHCHDTYGQALANVLMALQMGISVVDSSVAGLGGCPYAKGASGNVATEDLLYMLHGLGINTGVDLSKVMSAGDFICKALNRKTNSKVAQANCQP, encoded by the exons ATGGGTAATGTCCCTGACGCGGTGAAGCATTGCCTGAGCTACGAGCAAGTCATCCGGGATTACCCGTGGCTGGCTCAGTGGCTGCAGGAGGGGCAGGTGA CTGCAATAAATACGTACCCAGAGTTTGTTAAAGTTGTTGAAGTTGGACCAAGAGATGGACTACAGAACGAGAAG gaaatCGTTCCAACAGGAGTCAAAATTCAGCTGATAGACATGCTCTCGGAAGCAGGCCTGCCTGTGATTGAGGCCACCAGCTTTGTGTCTTCAAAGTGGGTACCCCAG ATGGCTGACTCCACGGAGGTGCTAAGGGGTATAAAGAGGTCACCTCACATCAAATATCCTGTTTTGACACCTAACCTGCGAGGCCTTAAGGCTGCT GTTGCAGCCGGAGCTGCTGAGGTGGCCGTGTTTGCGTCTGCCTCCGAGACCTTCAGCCGAAAGAACATCAACTGCTCCATTGCAGAGAGTATGCAAAGGTTTGAAGAGCTCATCCAGTCTGCCAGAGAGGCGCACATTCCTGTCCGAGG gTATGTTTCCTGTGCGCTAGGATGCCCATATGAAGGACAAATTCTACCAGCTAAAGTGACAGAA GTGGCAAAGAAGCTGTACGGCCTGGGCTGTCATGAGATTTCTCTGGGTGACACCATCGGCGTGGGCACGCCGGGCTCCATGGCCAAACTGCTGGAGAGTGTACTGAAGGAGGTGCCCAACCATGTCATAGCTGTCCACTGTCACGACACCTATGGGCAGGCGCTTGCTAACGTCCTCATGGCACTACAG atGGGGATTTCTGTGGTGGATTCCTCGGTTGCAGGACTGGGGGGCTGTCCTTATGCCAAAGGCGCCTCTGGAAATGTGGCGACCGAGGACCTCCTTTACATGCTGCACGGCCTGGGTATTAATACA GGAGTGGACCTCTCCAAAGTGATGAGTGCTGGGGACTTCATCTGCAAAGCCTTAAACCGTAAAACCAACTCCAAAGTCGCTCAAGCAAACTGCCAGCCCTAG
- the hmgcll1 gene encoding 3-hydroxy-3-methylglutaryl-CoA lyase, cytoplasmic isoform X2, with protein sequence MGNVPDAVKHCLSYEQVIRDYPWLAQWLQEGQVSTAINTYPEFVKVVEVGPRDGLQNEKEIVPTGVKIQLIDMLSEAGLPVIEATSFVSSKWVPQMADSTEVLRGIKRSPHIKYPVLTPNLRGLKAAVAAGAAEVAVFASASETFSRKNINCSIAESMQRFEELIQSAREAHIPVRGYVSCALGCPYEGQILPAKVTEVAKKLYGLGCHEISLGDTIGVGTPGSMAKLLESVLKEVPNHVIAVHCHDTYGQALANVLMALQMGISVVDSSVAGLGGCPYAKGASGNVATEDLLYMLHGLGINTGVDLSKVMSAGDFICKALNRKTNSKVAQANCQP encoded by the exons ATGGGTAATGTCCCTGACGCGGTGAAGCATTGCCTGAGCTACGAGCAAGTCATCCGGGATTACCCGTGGCTGGCTCAGTGGCTGCAGGAGGGGCAGGTGAGCA CTGCAATAAATACGTACCCAGAGTTTGTTAAAGTTGTTGAAGTTGGACCAAGAGATGGACTACAGAACGAGAAG gaaatCGTTCCAACAGGAGTCAAAATTCAGCTGATAGACATGCTCTCGGAAGCAGGCCTGCCTGTGATTGAGGCCACCAGCTTTGTGTCTTCAAAGTGGGTACCCCAG ATGGCTGACTCCACGGAGGTGCTAAGGGGTATAAAGAGGTCACCTCACATCAAATATCCTGTTTTGACACCTAACCTGCGAGGCCTTAAGGCTGCT GTTGCAGCCGGAGCTGCTGAGGTGGCCGTGTTTGCGTCTGCCTCCGAGACCTTCAGCCGAAAGAACATCAACTGCTCCATTGCAGAGAGTATGCAAAGGTTTGAAGAGCTCATCCAGTCTGCCAGAGAGGCGCACATTCCTGTCCGAGG gTATGTTTCCTGTGCGCTAGGATGCCCATATGAAGGACAAATTCTACCAGCTAAAGTGACAGAA GTGGCAAAGAAGCTGTACGGCCTGGGCTGTCATGAGATTTCTCTGGGTGACACCATCGGCGTGGGCACGCCGGGCTCCATGGCCAAACTGCTGGAGAGTGTACTGAAGGAGGTGCCCAACCATGTCATAGCTGTCCACTGTCACGACACCTATGGGCAGGCGCTTGCTAACGTCCTCATGGCACTACAG atGGGGATTTCTGTGGTGGATTCCTCGGTTGCAGGACTGGGGGGCTGTCCTTATGCCAAAGGCGCCTCTGGAAATGTGGCGACCGAGGACCTCCTTTACATGCTGCACGGCCTGGGTATTAATACA GGAGTGGACCTCTCCAAAGTGATGAGTGCTGGGGACTTCATCTGCAAAGCCTTAAACCGTAAAACCAACTCCAAAGTCGCTCAAGCAAACTGCCAGCCCTAG
- the hmgcll1 gene encoding 3-hydroxy-3-methylglutaryl-CoA lyase, cytoplasmic isoform X1: MGNVPDAVKHCLSYEQVIRDYPWLAQWLQEGQVSSLPRAAINTYPEFVKVVEVGPRDGLQNEKEIVPTGVKIQLIDMLSEAGLPVIEATSFVSSKWVPQMADSTEVLRGIKRSPHIKYPVLTPNLRGLKAAVAAGAAEVAVFASASETFSRKNINCSIAESMQRFEELIQSAREAHIPVRGYVSCALGCPYEGQILPAKVTEVAKKLYGLGCHEISLGDTIGVGTPGSMAKLLESVLKEVPNHVIAVHCHDTYGQALANVLMALQMGISVVDSSVAGLGGCPYAKGASGNVATEDLLYMLHGLGINTGVDLSKVMSAGDFICKALNRKTNSKVAQANCQP, translated from the exons ATGGGTAATGTCCCTGACGCGGTGAAGCATTGCCTGAGCTACGAGCAAGTCATCCGGGATTACCCGTGGCTGGCTCAGTGGCTGCAGGAGGGGCAGGTGAGCAGCCTCCCT AGAGCTGCAATAAATACGTACCCAGAGTTTGTTAAAGTTGTTGAAGTTGGACCAAGAGATGGACTACAGAACGAGAAG gaaatCGTTCCAACAGGAGTCAAAATTCAGCTGATAGACATGCTCTCGGAAGCAGGCCTGCCTGTGATTGAGGCCACCAGCTTTGTGTCTTCAAAGTGGGTACCCCAG ATGGCTGACTCCACGGAGGTGCTAAGGGGTATAAAGAGGTCACCTCACATCAAATATCCTGTTTTGACACCTAACCTGCGAGGCCTTAAGGCTGCT GTTGCAGCCGGAGCTGCTGAGGTGGCCGTGTTTGCGTCTGCCTCCGAGACCTTCAGCCGAAAGAACATCAACTGCTCCATTGCAGAGAGTATGCAAAGGTTTGAAGAGCTCATCCAGTCTGCCAGAGAGGCGCACATTCCTGTCCGAGG gTATGTTTCCTGTGCGCTAGGATGCCCATATGAAGGACAAATTCTACCAGCTAAAGTGACAGAA GTGGCAAAGAAGCTGTACGGCCTGGGCTGTCATGAGATTTCTCTGGGTGACACCATCGGCGTGGGCACGCCGGGCTCCATGGCCAAACTGCTGGAGAGTGTACTGAAGGAGGTGCCCAACCATGTCATAGCTGTCCACTGTCACGACACCTATGGGCAGGCGCTTGCTAACGTCCTCATGGCACTACAG atGGGGATTTCTGTGGTGGATTCCTCGGTTGCAGGACTGGGGGGCTGTCCTTATGCCAAAGGCGCCTCTGGAAATGTGGCGACCGAGGACCTCCTTTACATGCTGCACGGCCTGGGTATTAATACA GGAGTGGACCTCTCCAAAGTGATGAGTGCTGGGGACTTCATCTGCAAAGCCTTAAACCGTAAAACCAACTCCAAAGTCGCTCAAGCAAACTGCCAGCCCTAG
- the hmgcll1 gene encoding 3-hydroxy-3-methylglutaryl-CoA lyase, cytoplasmic isoform X6 yields the protein MGNVPDAVKHCLSYEQVIRDYPWLAQWLQEGQVSSLPVAAINTYPEFVKVVEVGPRDGLQNEKEIVPTGVKIQLIDMLSEAGLPVIEATSFVSSKWVPQVAAGAAEVAVFASASETFSRKNINCSIAESMQRFEELIQSAREAHIPVRGYVSCALGCPYEGQILPAKVTEVAKKLYGLGCHEISLGDTIGVGTPGSMAKLLESVLKEVPNHVIAVHCHDTYGQALANVLMALQMGISVVDSSVAGLGGCPYAKGASGNVATEDLLYMLHGLGINTGVDLSKVMSAGDFICKALNRKTNSKVAQANCQP from the exons ATGGGTAATGTCCCTGACGCGGTGAAGCATTGCCTGAGCTACGAGCAAGTCATCCGGGATTACCCGTGGCTGGCTCAGTGGCTGCAGGAGGGGCAGGTGAGCAGCCTCCCTGT AGCTGCAATAAATACGTACCCAGAGTTTGTTAAAGTTGTTGAAGTTGGACCAAGAGATGGACTACAGAACGAGAAG gaaatCGTTCCAACAGGAGTCAAAATTCAGCTGATAGACATGCTCTCGGAAGCAGGCCTGCCTGTGATTGAGGCCACCAGCTTTGTGTCTTCAAAGTGGGTACCCCAG GTTGCAGCCGGAGCTGCTGAGGTGGCCGTGTTTGCGTCTGCCTCCGAGACCTTCAGCCGAAAGAACATCAACTGCTCCATTGCAGAGAGTATGCAAAGGTTTGAAGAGCTCATCCAGTCTGCCAGAGAGGCGCACATTCCTGTCCGAGG gTATGTTTCCTGTGCGCTAGGATGCCCATATGAAGGACAAATTCTACCAGCTAAAGTGACAGAA GTGGCAAAGAAGCTGTACGGCCTGGGCTGTCATGAGATTTCTCTGGGTGACACCATCGGCGTGGGCACGCCGGGCTCCATGGCCAAACTGCTGGAGAGTGTACTGAAGGAGGTGCCCAACCATGTCATAGCTGTCCACTGTCACGACACCTATGGGCAGGCGCTTGCTAACGTCCTCATGGCACTACAG atGGGGATTTCTGTGGTGGATTCCTCGGTTGCAGGACTGGGGGGCTGTCCTTATGCCAAAGGCGCCTCTGGAAATGTGGCGACCGAGGACCTCCTTTACATGCTGCACGGCCTGGGTATTAATACA GGAGTGGACCTCTCCAAAGTGATGAGTGCTGGGGACTTCATCTGCAAAGCCTTAAACCGTAAAACCAACTCCAAAGTCGCTCAAGCAAACTGCCAGCCCTAG
- the hmgcll1 gene encoding 3-hydroxy-3-methylglutaryl-CoA lyase, cytoplasmic isoform X7, giving the protein MGNVPDAVKHCLSYEQVIRDYPWLAQWLQEGQVSSLPVAAINTYPEFVKVVEVGPRDGLQNEKEIVPTGVKIQLIDMLSEAGLPVIEATSFVSSKWVPQVAKKLYGLGCHEISLGDTIGVGTPGSMAKLLESVLKEVPNHVIAVHCHDTYGQALANVLMALQMGISVVDSSVAGLGGCPYAKGASGNVATEDLLYMLHGLGINTGVDLSKVMSAGDFICKALNRKTNSKVAQANCQP; this is encoded by the exons ATGGGTAATGTCCCTGACGCGGTGAAGCATTGCCTGAGCTACGAGCAAGTCATCCGGGATTACCCGTGGCTGGCTCAGTGGCTGCAGGAGGGGCAGGTGAGCAGCCTCCCTGT AGCTGCAATAAATACGTACCCAGAGTTTGTTAAAGTTGTTGAAGTTGGACCAAGAGATGGACTACAGAACGAGAAG gaaatCGTTCCAACAGGAGTCAAAATTCAGCTGATAGACATGCTCTCGGAAGCAGGCCTGCCTGTGATTGAGGCCACCAGCTTTGTGTCTTCAAAGTGGGTACCCCAG GTGGCAAAGAAGCTGTACGGCCTGGGCTGTCATGAGATTTCTCTGGGTGACACCATCGGCGTGGGCACGCCGGGCTCCATGGCCAAACTGCTGGAGAGTGTACTGAAGGAGGTGCCCAACCATGTCATAGCTGTCCACTGTCACGACACCTATGGGCAGGCGCTTGCTAACGTCCTCATGGCACTACAG atGGGGATTTCTGTGGTGGATTCCTCGGTTGCAGGACTGGGGGGCTGTCCTTATGCCAAAGGCGCCTCTGGAAATGTGGCGACCGAGGACCTCCTTTACATGCTGCACGGCCTGGGTATTAATACA GGAGTGGACCTCTCCAAAGTGATGAGTGCTGGGGACTTCATCTGCAAAGCCTTAAACCGTAAAACCAACTCCAAAGTCGCTCAAGCAAACTGCCAGCCCTAG